A window of Plasmodium malariae genome assembly, chromosome: 12 genomic DNA:
TATACCTCCTAATTCGAAACAAGAAGAACTAAtagatttttttaataataccaTATTATCAATTATAAAAGGTTCAAGTATAGAAGTAAAAATTGGAGAAATTCAATTATTACCAGTAGTAAAAtgtgaaatatttaatgcaGATTCAAGATTTTGTTTTCTAGAATTTAGAACATTGGAAATTACATGGTTATGTTTAAAGTTAGATTCTATGTcctataataattattgtttAAGAATAGGTAGACCACATGATTATGTGCCACCACCTGATGGAGATCCTGCTTTAACAGTTGTATTTTCAGACATAAATATGAAAGCATTTGATCAGGTAAAACCTCCAAAAGTCATACCTCCAAAAAGCAGTGGTGATGATGATAAtagattatatatacaaaatttacCCCATGATTTGAAAGATGATGAAATTAAAGATTTATTAGAACAATTTGGAACATTGAAAGcctttaatattattaaagatCTGAATACAGGTTTAAATAAAGGCTATGGATTTTTTGAATATGAAGATAATAGTTGCACACAAGTTGCTATTCATGCTTTAAATGGTTTTGTGTGTGGACAAAATATTCTGAATGTGAAAAAAGCAACTTTTAATAAGAATCAAAGTAATACACAGAATCCAAATAACATAAGTATACCTAGTAGTGTTGATATACCTGTTTCCCTTTTACCAAATTCGATTtctcaaaaaattttaagtaatTCTATTATAGGTTTGCAAATTCAGGCGTCCAGAAAAATCGGAGAAAAATCATCGCGCGTAGTTCAATTAACGAATGCTGTTTTTCAAGAAGATTTAATTATAGATAGTCAATATGAAGAAATCTTAAGAGATGTTAAAGAAGAAGCTGAAAAATATGGACCTTTGCAAAATATTGTAATTCCAAAACCAAATAAAGATTTGTCTTATACAGAAGGAGTAGgaaaaatttttcttcattatgtAGATGAAACCACAGCAAGAAAAGCTCAGTACATGTTTAATGGTAGACTTTTCGAAAAAAGAGTAGTATGTGCTGCTTTTTATTCAGAAGAAAAATTCCTAACAGGGAAATATGTTCtgtcataaaatatttatgcaaaagtttatattctttttaatagaCTGTGTTGGTAACCTTTCGATATATTATCATAGGTACATATAGCATTTTGCTGTTTATTCTGTGCTATTTCGAGatatcttatttttcatttaaaaaaaaaaattaaatacccatgagttttttttcatttttacatgTACTGTTCAGAATTTTCCACATCTGTatgaagatatatatatatatttaaatgtgtTTATTTGAACACAGGaaacaaggaaaaaaaaaaaaaaaggagagcTAATTACAATATAGCTAGTCAGTATGTGCTTTAACTAGAAATAGAACAAATGTTAAATTTAAGGACAAAAGATACtacttaaaatttaataaattttgaatataaaaaaggaaatatacggtacattttgtttatataaattaatgtcTTGAAAATGCGCAAATATTgtgaatatatgtaaattcgTAAACATGAAGTATTTGTTTTTGATATAATGTTTTAAGTGGAATtgcgtatatgtatgtgtatgtatgtatatacatatacatggttaatctttatcttttttttcctttttcataaatttatttacaaataatgttgcacatttatatatatacatgtgcaatatttttttactgaTGTAATTACAAACTtcaagatatatttttatatattttaaaaaaatacaaaatattttcaatattaaaaaagcCACACTCAAATACACAGcttcaaaaatttatatttcaaatgcGCTGTTACCTAATGTGTAGAACAAAATTATcgcatatgcatatttatataatacatgcCCATAAAATAGCAAGTGTAAATCTTTCAAAAGGGGCACATGTAAAAacgtaataatataatttcttttaatagtAACCCGTTTGTTTAATGAAATTAACTTCATACAATTtgaaatgaatataatattttctccgcgtcaaaaatgaaaaaattttgttgtaTAGAAATTCCGTCCTATTACAGCCAATAATTTATAAgcaaaaatttcataaatactctatatatacatatatatgtatacttacataaagcccatttaatatttataaaaactttacaaataaattaatactGGTTTAACtactataatatttaaaatacatctttttaaacaaaagctattaaattattgtaaTGAACAATGCTTAAGTcaaaaaatgcatttttaatttttgaaatatctTTCATATTAATATGGTAATAActcattcatatatttttttccccaaatttaaataatacatatatatatatatagtatagcGGATGAACGACAATGTTTTATATACTCATTGGGTTATGCACAATCTTCTTAttctatgaaaaaaaaatatattttttataaggtACAAGCtagtttcatttttttttttttcctacttattaaattaatacaacatggaatatttttttatatattcccttttttaaaaaaaaatgaaataaaactttaaaataaatataaatatatacatatatggcacatatatatatatatatacttaaattgAAAATTAATTCAAAGAGAGTCGAGAagtaacaaattaaaaataataaacatgatatacttttttttttatagaaaaaaaaataataataaaaataagaatatgtgtacgtatatgtgtttacatatatacaggatatatacatatatctatatacatacatacttacatgtgcatatatttacataaaacaCATGATTATTCAGTAGTATTCTATAATAAGAACTATTTTGCAATTTgaaacatgtatatgtaaatgtttgtttgttttttttttttcttttttctttcttttctcttgttttcttcttataataataaataattacaatatcACTGGTCTTAAAAagataatacatattttataacacaATAATTAAATTCTTGCTTCtccgaaaaaaaaaaaaaaaaaaaaaaaaaggattttaCAAATAGTCCGCAAcctaaatagaaaaaaaaaaaaaaaaagatacataaataaaaataaatatattatatgcacaATTTCTTTATTCAAATTATGCATAGCAAAAACATTTTAGATATTTAAATGCATATTcttcacatttttttcttctctctTTATAAATTACCTCTAAAGGCATTTCCTCAATTTGAGTACTGTAGTATGATTCAATTTTCTTCAACTTATCTTTTTCCTTATCGTCATTTGTAACAAAATTGATAGCAACTCCCTTACGACCAAATCTTCCTGATCGACCAATTCTATGAATGTAAGTATCAGGAGAACAAGGCAAGTCATAATTAATAACTAATGACACCTGTTGAACATCAATACCTCTTGCTAACAAATCTGTAGTAACTAAAACTCTTGTAGAACCTGACCTAAATTCTCTCATAATTAAATCTCTGTCTTTTTGATCCATATCACCATGCATACAAGAAACAGTGAAAAGACGATTGTGCATTTCTTGGGTTAAGATATCAACTTTTTTCCTTGTATTACAGTAAATTATTGATTGCGTAATAGTTAAGGTTTCATACAAGTCACATAATGTATCTAATTTccattcttctttttcaacAGCAACATAAAACTGTCTAATACCTTCAAGTGTTAACTCATCTTTTTTAACTAAAATAGTTTTCGGATCTCTCATAAACCTTGTTGTCAATTCTAAAATTTCTTGTGGCATGGTCGCAGAAAACAAAGCAACTTGAATATCTGGTACTAACTTCTTAAAAACTTCGTATATTTGTGCTTTGAATCCTCTTGATAACATTTCATCAGCTTCGTCTAGAATAAATAACTTTAACCTATCTACTCCCAAGTGTCTTTTATCAATCATATCATAAACTCTACCAGGGGTA
This region includes:
- the eIF4A gene encoding eukaryotic initiation factor 4a, putative → MSTKDEKFNNENDIEGNTEEIVDTFDALGLNEKLLRGIYSYGFEKPSAIQQRGIKPILNGYDTIGQAQSGTGKTATFVISSLQLINYDYVACQALILAPTRELAQQIQKVVLALGDYLKVKCHACVGGTVVREDIDKLKQGVHMVVGTPGRVYDMIDKRHLGVDRLKLFILDEADEMLSRGFKAQIYEVFKKLVPDIQVALFSATMPQEILELTTRFMRDPKTILVKKDELTLEGIRQFYVAVEKEEWKLDTLCDLYETLTITQSIIYCNTRKKVDILTQEMHNRLFTVSCMHGDMDQKDRDLIMREFRSGSTRVLVTTDLLARGIDVQQVSLVINYDLPCSPDTYIHRIGRSGRFGRKGVAINFVTNDDKEKDKLKKIESYYSTQIEEMPLEVADYL